The Lepidochelys kempii isolate rLepKem1 chromosome 2, rLepKem1.hap2, whole genome shotgun sequence genomic interval ccagcaggaagtattttgtcacacaacacacagtcaacctgtggcactcTCTGCCAGGAGATGTGGCGAAGGCCAAAATATAattggattcaaaaaagaactagataggttcCTGGACAATTgagcatcctggctaatagccattgatggacctgagATACAACcccttgctctgggtgtcccgAAACCTCTGACAaattgggactggatgacagtggATGGCTCACTCAAcaattgttctgttcattccccctgaagcatctcGCACTGGCCTCTGCCAGGGACCGgaccctgggctagatggaccatgggtctgatccagtctggccgttcttatgttcttaacactGGTAGGTCCCACTTACTCCTGGATGTGATAGATAACAGATTTCTACATCAAAtagtcactgaaccaacaagaggtgatgcaaTTTTGCACTCCATTTTGGTAAGTAGCAAGGGCATTACAGAAGAGCTGGTCACAGAAAATGAACCTCAGATCGAGTGGTCATGTGCTGAAGatctttccatttaatttaaactgaatcaaaACCAGGCCGTCAACTCTGGTTTTCGATTTCCGAAAGACAGCCTATGGGAAACGAAGGGAGTTTATTAGCGAAGTCGGCTGAACTGAAGAGCCCAAGGAAATAAATGAAGAGACAGCTTGGAATTTCTTCCAATCACTCTACAAAATCATCTGCAACTGGCATTCCCAGTAATGGGAAGAAGCTTGTAGGGAAGGGCTCCAGGCCCACCTCACACAGTTGTTGGGAGTCAGCAAAGAGTCCCTGGGGAGTGAAAAAGGGGGTCAATCAGCAAGGAAAGGTACATTGTGGGGGTTGGGAAGAGCAGGGATAAAGAGAGGACTGCTGGAAGTGAAGCTGAATTAGCTCTTGCCAAGGACATTCACACACAATAAGAGGGTTTTTTAGTCCCCTCAATAATAAAGGAATAAGGAAGGATGAGGCTGGGCCACCTgcggtggggctgggaaggagattAAAGACACTCTAGGCACGAACATCATGGCTGGGTTTTCAATCCGGACAACAACAGGGACCATGCGCATGAGGCTGGATGGCGGCACAAAAGGAAACTCCGACCGCTGTGGTGGAAGAAAATTTTGCAGGGTTTAAATGTGCTCAGCTCCGGGGCACTGGGTCATGGCTGTCCCAGAGGACCGAGAGAACCGGCACAGGAGGCTGCGAGTCCGGGAGCAAGGTGTGGTAAGAAATCCAGCTAGTGGGGATGGGACCATGTGCCTGGAGAACGGCTGATGTCGTGCAGGTATTTAAGAAAGGGACACAAAGCGACCCGGGCAAACACAGACCCGTTAGTCTGCCCTTGGGAGCACACAAGGCTTTAGAATCAACGGGGGAGGAAAGCAGAATGAAATTCCTGCAGGTCCGTGGGAAAGAGGCCGTAATGCAGCTGGGCTTACCAAGGCAGCCCAGGCCGGACTCAGCTGTTCCCCTCGGAACAACTCCGTTCTTTGCTCAGGGAAGGAATACGGCAGACCCGATACACTGGGATTTCAGGGCAGCCTTTGGCACAGGAAAGCGAGTTACATTCGGGAAGCTGGGGCTCAGTGGCAGCCCGGTACGGTGGGGAGGACCTGGCCGAAGGCTTGTGCTGCAAGATGAACTATCGCCCCGCAGGGAGGTGACCTGGGGAGCGTCTCCAGGATCGGCCTGGGGCCCAGTCTCCTTCAGCAGCAGGAGCGTGCGAATGAAATGGGCCGATGGGAAGCCGGGAGGCCTGGTCaatctggggggcagagggagatcGGAAGTTTCCAGGAAGATCCGGAGCGAccggaataggatgaaattcaatagtacaaagcGCAAAGGCAGGCATTTAGGGTCTAATGATAAAAATGTCTTCTCCAGGCCGGGGGCCTGTCAGCTGGCAGTGACAGAGGAGAGAcctgggctgggggctgagcaCAGGATGGCTACGAGCCACCAGCGTGATGGGCTGTGAAACAGGGAAAAGTAGGCCAGGGATGTAGCAGGCAAGGACTTTCTAGACAAGAGACAGAGCAACAGTGTTACTGCCATGGAGCGAGGCCCGGAGGAGACGCGGGTTGGACACTGCACTGTTCTGGACCCCAAGCTCAGGAATGGTGCGCTCCAGCTGGACCAGGTGCAGAGAGGAGCTATGTGGATTAGCAGAGGCATGGAGGGCCAGTCTGATGGGAGCAGACGTTGGCTTGTCTGGCCAGGCTGAAGCAGGGAGCggattgctctgtataaatacatcagggaAAAGCTAAGCAGGGCAAAGAGCTGATGAAGCTAAAGGACAacgttggcacaagaacaaatgggaagAAACGGGCCAGGAACAAATTCCGGCCGGAAATCAGAAGGTTTCTGAGCATTCGAGGGGGGAGATTGTGGGGCAAACAGCTGGAGAATGTAACCGATGGGACCAGACGAGACAAGGGGTGGTTGTGCTGGTAGGGGGAAGGGCTCACTCCAGTTTGTCTCATGTTCCTCAGGGGGTCTGGTTCCCTCCCCCCGATACTCTGGGTTGTATCAGCTCTGTCCTCCGAAGGTCAGGGGTGGCCCCAGCTAGAGCTGGGACATTGGCTGGGCCGGGCCAGGGCTGCGAGCAGCCTGCAGgcgcttggctggctggttctcaCTCACATGCCCAGGGGCTGACTGACGGCttgtgtggggctgggagggaatTTCCCCAGCTCAGACTGGCagggacctggggtggggggggggagagggatcgCCTTCCCCTGCAGTGAGTGGGTCCCTTGCCAGAATTACCTGGGGGTCTCTCACCTCGTCCTTCCCCTGCCACCgtggggccttgggcactggtgccCCTCGGCGTTTGCTACCCATGGCCCAGCCCACAGGGGGCCCAGCCGGCGTGAGAGTCTCTGCTCTCATTCCGGGCGCTGGGCTAGCAtgcagggggtaggggtgggatGCGAGAAGGGGAGCTCAGACTGGACAACCTGCCTGGAACCCTGACTCCACCCCATGGGACCCACCAGCTGCCAAGGCCTGGCTGGTCTGACTGCCTGCACGACAGGCCGGAGAACTACCCGGGGCGGGCCCCGCGGGACAGTGCCGAGCCCCCCATGGCCGGAGGCTgcagcagcggggctgggagcaCGCACCTGTGGGGCGGCCGTTCTCCGGGGCCGGAGGCTCGGTGCGCGAGATGGCCAGGGTGCGGGCACTGCCGATGTCGTACTCCTCCATGCGCTCAAAGTCGATGGCGAAGGGCCTGCCGTCAAAGAGCACCTCCAGCCGCGTCCGGCGCTGGCGCCAGGCCTGCTCCAGCAGGGCGCTGGCCTCTGAGGAGTAGGGGGTGGCGACGCCGGGGGGCTCCCAGCGCACCCAGCGCGCGGCCGGCTCCCCGAGCGGGCGCCGGGCCTGCAGCAGGCGGGGGAGGAGCCGGGTGAGGTGGCGGGCGGCGTGGGCCGTGTAGTCGGCAAAGCCGTGCACGGTGGCCACGGCGTCCTGCAGGGAGATGTGCACGGCATGCTGGCGCTGCAGCTGGGCCAGGGGCCCGCGGCAGCGCGAGGGCAGGGCCCGCAGGCCCTCGCTCACCACCGTCTCCTGGCCCCGCTGCGCCCGCAGAGCCTGCTCCAGCTGCCCCGGCAGCGCGCTCACGTCCCGCTCGTAGGCCGAGTAGATGgtgagccgagccgagccggccACGCACAGCGCCTCCTCCAGGGACTCCTGCAGGGCGGCCTGCAGGCCGCGGTCAGGCGGGGGCTCCGCCGAGGCCTGGTGCCGCTCCCGCTCGTAGGAGCGCAGGGACAGCTCCGTGGCGCGCTGCAGCTCATCCTCCTCCCAGCGCTGGCTGTCCATGGACTGCtggatggccagcagcagctgcgcCTCCTCCTCCACGCTGCCCTCCGACTGGACGGCGGCCTCGGGGCCGCAgcccgccgcctcctcctcctcgccgCCGTCTGCCAGACCCCTCCGCTCCCCGCCACGCCCCgcctcctcccgcccctcagCAGCGCCAGGCTCCCCCACGGTGTACAGATCCTCCTCGGGGCTGCTCGCCGCCGAGCCCGGGGCCTCCCCGGCAGTAGGGGCGGCCAGCTGAGGAGCCTCCGCCGCTTCTCCGGGCTCCAGGGCGGCCAGCAGGCCCTTGATCTCCTCTGTGGGGCAACAGCAGGTCAGACAGGCAGCGCCCAGGCCTCGGGGcagcccaggtgctgggggaggggaggcctaGCCTCTGCCCCGGACCCACTCTGCACAGCCGAGCAAGGGGAAGATTTGCCAGGGTGGACGGGTCGGGGAGTCCGAACGACAACTCCTCCCGCCGCGGCCGGTGCCCAGGGCTCAGCCATGCTGCCGGCAGGGGGGCCAGAGCCGGGTTCCACACTGCGGGGCGGGCCCTGGGGCCGGCTGCCTGGCCCAGAGAGGCGGCGACAAGCTGCCAGCCACCACAACGGTGCCGGGGCTCACACGGCAAGCGCAGGCGAATGGTGCTGCCACCCTGGCCCTGAGAGCGCCCCcaaggggggcgggggctgcaggaTGGGACCCCTGACCACTGCTAACCCACCCCAGCCGCACAGAGCCAGGAAGGTCTGCCCTttacccagggctccagcagggggagGGCTGCTCGCCTGCCCACGCGCTGGGTTCCAGCCCGAGCCCTCCCCCAGGCACGGGTCCGAGTCCACGGGAGTGGGCCTACCTAGGTTGGTGGTGCCCCAGTCAGTGGTGGTGCCGTCGGGCGGCTCCAGCCGTGTGAGCAGCTGGGCGGTGGGCAGGGAGTCTCGGCGGCAGCTCAGAGGAACGGGCTCCTCGGGCAGCTCCAGGTCCTGctgagacaggcaggcagggcagaCGTCAGTGCTGCAGACACCAGCCAGGGACCCGGCTCCCTGCCAGCACCCAACCGCCAACGGCCTCTGCCCAGaccagccccccgccccagctctctACCCGCCCTCATCcggctgcccctgcctgcaggctccCCGAGACCTGCACCACCCCCACGGCTGCACGCCCCTCTCCAGACCCACTGCCCAGCTCACCCACCTGCCGGTGGCTGCCCGCCCTGTCCCAGTGGGCCCGCACTGAGcctggcaggcaggggggaggagcaaggccCCGGCTGTGCTCATTCTGGGTCCCAGCCGGAGCCCCGCCCCAGGAGCCATGGCCGTACCTGTGTATACGGGGGGCTCCAGTGGACCTGCTCCAGCCCAATCACGCACTGGAAGCGGCTCTCCAGCTCCCGGAGGATGCTCTGGCCCCGCTCGTCCAGCAGGAAGCGAGCGATGCCGGGGTGCCGCAGGGTCACCGGCTGGGAGCTGATGGTGCCCAGCAGGCTCTGCAGGAACTCTGCCGCTGCCCGGCACGCGCCCGCCTCCCCGCTCAGCTGCAAGAAAAGAGATGGCGTGAGGCACTGGTAGACTCTGCACCCgggggtgctgggaggggtgCAGCACCATCCCTACTCCGCGCCCGCAGGGCGTGGGAGGGGGACAACACGTGCAGCGTCAGCTCCCCCCCggggggtgttgggggtgggggggacgacaTGCAGTGCCAGCTCCCctgtggggtgttgggggggaaCATGCCAAGGGTCACGGTGAGTGAAGCTGGCTGCAACCTCCACCCCTTTCAATCCAGCTTGGTGCGGACTACAGCTCCCAGAATGCAGTGCTGGCGTGACCCACGAgacctgccctccccccaggctGCATGGCCCTAAACGAGCCGCCGGGGGCCATGGGGCAACGGCCCGCAGGCTGCCCAGAAACAGCCGTGGGGGCCCGGGGCCATCCCGCCCCGCCGCCCATGGCCGGCACTGCCGGGGCGGCCGGCCGCTCACCCTGAAGCCGGCGACGTCGGTGCCCTCCAGCGGCAGGAGCGTGACCTCGGCGATGCCGGCCAGCAGCTCCTGGTAGCGCAGCTGCAGGTAGCGTAGCATCCCCGGCTCCATGGGCACCAGGCTCTCGCCCAGCGCGGCGTCCTGCAGGAAGCCCTGCAGCTTCTCCCTGTTCTCCTGCTCCAGGCCGCGCAGCGTCAGGGCCTGCAGGAGCTCGCCGCCCGGGGCCAGGCGCACGGAGCAGCAGCGCAGCGAGGCCAGGAGCTGCTCCCAGCGGGgcgaggccagggcaggcaggtgcTGTGCCGACACGGCCAGGCAGAAGGGGCTCAGGGCCGCGCTCAGCGAGGCGGCGGCCTGGCGGGCGGCCGCAGGGCTCAGCGCCGTGACGCTCAGCGCGCTCCCGCTGGGCGCGCAGCAGGCCGGCAAgccctggctgcccagcagctGCTCCACCTCGTCCCGCACGTCGCCGCGCTGCAGGAAGCAGAGGGTCTGGGCCGGGAGCGGCAGGAGCTCCTGGCCCATCCCCTGCAGGGTGCCCAGGAGCcgctcctgcagctgctgccgCCGGGCTTCGTCCCCGCCCGAGATCCAGGCCCCGCTCTCCTCCAGCCGCAGCTTCAGCTCCGGGAAGACAGCCTGCAGCTCCGGCAGGGCCCCGCTGGactccagcagctgccacttcGCGGCGTCCTCAAGGCTCACGCAGATGGCCGGGGGCCCGTCCTCCCCTGGAGGGGCCTCGGCTCCCTCCTCCGGGGGGCGGTCGGGGGGCTCCAGGAAGTCGTAGTAGGGGCAGAGGTCCAGGTCGCTCTCCTGAAGCCTGTGGGGCTTCTCCAGCACCCGCTGCACAGCTGCAGGGCAGCAAAACGGGCACGTGGGGTTGAGAGCTGCCTGGGAAGACGGACACACCCAGACCGCCCCGGGAGGacacacccagactgccccaaCAACCTCAGCCAGACCCGGCTCcggaccctgcccctgccccggagGGGGGCTCCGGACCCTGCCCCTGCGGGGGGCTCcagaccctgcccctgccccggagGGGGGCTCcggaccctgcccctgccccggagGGGGGCTCcggaccctgcccctgccccggagGGGGGCTCcggaccctgcccctgccccggagGGGGGCTCCGGACCCGCAGCAGCAATCTCCTgcctctctgcctgcagcactgaaGGGTCTGTGTGAGCTGGGCCAGGAGCCAGTGCCAGGCTGGAGGCACCCGCCCACATTCACAGCAGACGCCCCCCTCCACGGCCCGACTGGACCAGCCTCCAGGAGCCCTCCAGCCCCGGAGCCCCAGCGGACAGCTGAGCGCGGAtcccgccctgccccagccccacgcaCCTGCCCGGTCCTGGAAGGAGACGACGGccgccctgccccctgccagcaCCCTCACGgcctgcacgctgcccccgccgcTCCGCTTGTTCTCAAAGTAGAGCTCCAGCAGATCCCCGCTCAGCCCGGTGCCCCGGCTCCACACCAGCACGCTGTCTGTCTGCTGCACCCACTCCACGGCCAGCGGCGCCCCGTCCAGCAGCCGCCGGCGCACGCGTTCCTCCACGGCCAGGAGCTCTGCCAACACAAAGAGCCTGCCaccgccagcccagcccagcccagggcagaggggaagaGATCCCCCCACCGCcggcccagggcagaggggaagagatcctcccagcccagcccggcccggcccagggcagaggggaagagatcctcccagcccagcccagcccagggcagaggggaagagatccccacccctgccccacagccctgcccagggcagagcGAAAGAGACACCCCCACCCAGCACCACATCACAGAACTGGCAAGGGCAGAGCGGGGAGAGAGCCCCCTCAGGGCTCCTGGGGGCATCTGCTGGAGGGAGGGCCTGCGGGGCCAGGCTCCAGGTCACCCCACTTACTTTCTGAGATCAAGAACGCCTGGTCACGAT includes:
- the PARP10 gene encoding protein mono-ADP-ribosyltransferase PARP10 isoform X2, translating into MAEAVRALEVLGVPPDVEEELLVLYFENRRRSGGGPVLDCRRQGSRAVLTFESPEDAQRVLAKPSHTLQDIGLAVRPAAPQDYGKVLLRGLNPQTDGSVLELYVEYVLNCESGRYTIHRSPAGDQALVQLPEPLGDSELLAVEERVRRRLLDGAPLAVEWVQQTDSVLVWSRGTGLSGDLLELYFENKRSGGGSVQAVRVLAGGRAAVVSFQDRAAVQRVLEKPHRLQESDLDLCPYYDFLEPPDRPPEEGAEAPPGEDGPPAICVSLEDAAKWQLLESSGALPELQAVFPELKLRLEESGAWISGGDEARRQQLQERLLGTLQGMGQELLPLPAQTLCFLQRGDVRDEVEQLLGSQGLPACCAPSGSALSVTALSPAAARQAAASLSAALSPFCLAVSAQHLPALASPRWEQLLASLRCCSVRLAPGGELLQALTLRGLEQENREKLQGFLQDAALGESLVPMEPGMLRYLQLRYQELLAGIAEVTLLPLEGTDVAGFRLSGEAGACRAAAEFLQSLLGTISSQPVTLRHPGIARFLLDERGQSILRELESRFQCVIGLEQVHWSPPYTQDLELPEEPVPLSCRRDSLPTAQLLTRLEPPDGTTTDWGTTNLEEIKGLLAALEPGEAAEAPQLAAPTAGEAPGSAASSPEEDLYTVGEPGAAEGREEAGRGGERRGLADGGEEEEAAGCGPEAAVQSEGSVEEEAQLLLAIQQSMDSQRWEEDELQRATELSLRSYERERHQASAEPPPDRGLQAALQESLEEALCVAGSARLTIYSAYERDVSALPGQLEQALRAQRGQETVVSEGLRALPSRCRGPLAQLQRQHAVHISLQDAVATVHGFADYTAHAARHLTRLLPRLLQARRPLGEPAARWVRWEPPGVATPYSSEASALLEQAWRQRRTRLEVLFDGRPFAIDFERMEEYDIGSARTLAISRTEPPAPENGRPTATEEKGPALDLDEAVKLVPLGQGSEEFRDTVRRFYDTLEDFHNKIRIVKVEKLIHPLLYKQYQLKKACMEKACGHEAVERLLFHGTTEEASREICQHGFNRSFCGKNATLYGHGVYFAVNAVLSVQEQYSPRSADGNKYVFVAMTLTGDYTAGSQDMRAPPLKEAAEAPLRYDSVVDNPKKPAIFVIFNDTQAYPQYLITCQLSKPPAPH
- the PARP10 gene encoding protein mono-ADP-ribosyltransferase PARP10 isoform X1, with amino-acid sequence MAEAVRALEVLGVPPDVEEELLVLYFENRRRSGGGPVLDCRRQGSRAVLTFESPEDAQRVLAKPSHTLQDIGLAVRPAAPQDYGKVLLRGLNPQTDGSVLELYVEYVLNCESGRYTIHRSPAGDQALVQLPEPLGDSELLAVEERVRRRLLDGAPLAVEWVQQTDSVLVWSRGTGLSGDLLELYFENKRSGGGSVQAVRVLAGGRAAVVSFQDRAAVQRVLEKPHRLQESDLDLCPYYDFLEPPDRPPEEGAEAPPGEDGPPAICVSLEDAAKWQLLESSGALPELQAVFPELKLRLEESGAWISGGDEARRQQLQERLLGTLQGMGQELLPLPAQTLCFLQRGDVRDEVEQLLGSQGLPACCAPSGSALSVTALSPAAARQAAASLSAALSPFCLAVSAQHLPALASPRWEQLLASLRCCSVRLAPGGELLQALTLRGLEQENREKLQGFLQDAALGESLVPMEPGMLRYLQLRYQELLAGIAEVTLLPLEGTDVAGFRLSGEAGACRAAAEFLQSLLGTISSQPVTLRHPGIARFLLDERGQSILRELESRFQCVIGLEQVHWSPPYTQQDLELPEEPVPLSCRRDSLPTAQLLTRLEPPDGTTTDWGTTNLEEIKGLLAALEPGEAAEAPQLAAPTAGEAPGSAASSPEEDLYTVGEPGAAEGREEAGRGGERRGLADGGEEEEAAGCGPEAAVQSEGSVEEEAQLLLAIQQSMDSQRWEEDELQRATELSLRSYERERHQASAEPPPDRGLQAALQESLEEALCVAGSARLTIYSAYERDVSALPGQLEQALRAQRGQETVVSEGLRALPSRCRGPLAQLQRQHAVHISLQDAVATVHGFADYTAHAARHLTRLLPRLLQARRPLGEPAARWVRWEPPGVATPYSSEASALLEQAWRQRRTRLEVLFDGRPFAIDFERMEEYDIGSARTLAISRTEPPAPENGRPTATEEKGPALDLDEAVKLVPLGQGSEEFRDTVRRFYDTLEDFHNKIRIVKVEKLIHPLLYKQYQLKKACMEKACGHEAVERLLFHGTTEEASREICQHGFNRSFCGKNATLYGHGVYFAVNAVLSVQEQYSPRSADGNKYVFVAMTLTGDYTAGSQDMRAPPLKEAAEAPLRYDSVVDNPKKPAIFVIFNDTQAYPQYLITCQLSKPPAPH